Proteins found in one Thermogemmata fonticola genomic segment:
- a CDS encoding DUF1802 family protein, translating to MNTLDVACKEWAVVCQALAEGRQSVLLRKGGIAEAGGQFRPQHEAFLLYPTYFHEQRAGIIPEWHERLAAVEAERPPAGIIRLTHWVRVLRVEYVQDLAAALALRPQHIWTDEVVRQRFHYREPGLFVLHVETYPLPQAVERLERPEYAGCKSWVHLDQPVPLAAAPLEPSS from the coding sequence GAACACGTTGGATGTGGCTTGCAAGGAGTGGGCGGTTGTGTGCCAGGCCTTGGCAGAAGGACGGCAATCGGTCCTGCTCCGCAAAGGGGGAATCGCGGAAGCCGGTGGCCAATTCCGACCCCAACACGAGGCTTTCCTACTCTATCCGACATACTTTCACGAACAGCGAGCGGGCATCATCCCGGAATGGCATGAACGCTTGGCCGCCGTGGAAGCGGAACGCCCTCCTGCCGGGATCATCCGCCTCACCCACTGGGTCCGGGTCCTCCGTGTCGAATATGTCCAGGACCTTGCCGCTGCCCTGGCCTTGCGCCCCCAGCATATCTGGACCGATGAGGTCGTGCGCCAGCGCTTCCACTATCGCGAGCCGGGATTATTCGTGCTCCATGTGGAAACCTATCCTTTACCCCAAGCGGTGGAACGGCTCGAACGCCCCGAATATGCCGGTTGCAAGAGCTGGGTTCATCTGGATCAGCCTGTGCCCTTGGCCGCCGCACCTCTGGAGCCATCGTCATGA